A single region of the Montipora capricornis isolate CH-2021 chromosome 13, ASM3666992v2, whole genome shotgun sequence genome encodes:
- the LOC138029000 gene encoding uncharacterized protein, which produces MGACQFLRDFRREYQVKKTAELRKRVLQRQERNKEKSDSVSFQEILRDRSDNKKVSHGHLVAFINQHQGTAPLSRVYNKSQLVALCEAYDVRVSARSTKTVIGEALLNAIAQHTSIPFTPPVDDRIFRVAGRTESEDGHIRIRLSRGVPGTSTEQRENENTVS; this is translated from the exons ATGGGGGCATGTCAGTTTCTGAGAGATTTTCGAAGAGAATACCAAGTGAAGAAGACTGCGGAACTACGGAAACGAGTTTTGCAAAGGCAAGAGAGGAACAAAGAGAAAAGTGATAGTGTATCATTCcag gAAATTCTCCGAGACCGAAGTGACAACAAGAAAGTTTCTCATGGTCATCTTGTTGCCTTTATTAACCAGCACCAAGGCACTGCTCCACTTAGTCGTGTGTACAACAAATCACAGTTGGTTGCACTTTGTGAAGCGTATGATGTCAGAGTTTCTGCAAGGTCAACAAAGACAGTTATTGGTGAAGCCCTCCTGAATGCTATTGCACAGCACACATCCATCCCATTCACACCTCCTGTTGATGACAGAATTTTCAGGGTAGCAGGAAGAACAGAATCTGAAGATGGACACATCAGAATCCGGCTTTCAAGAG GTGTTCCTGGTACTTCTACAGaacaaagagaaaatgaaaatacagTGAGTTAA
- the LOC138028999 gene encoding uncharacterized protein, translated as MTSSSWKWKTWLLSTFEHCEGKLVAVREILAEGEKMKENFACPASSRLFGHLVKEIWGDGVRVVKRGSRKGRQNYYLGLQRKSSSLHDAIDENQPISLLKTGWHLVSDQGGQYSFARYEPWSFRNQRVVTEVKFVIKVESYSIILTSHGCQADLTTVFQLECLEQSPNWKRIESVLTSIDNSTLCRGVPITDGEVLHTMLSHETGILSDLSTNRTPEIVERRAFSANCSILSRAGQCCSNCQHLHYLEKKRQKRKLETNGVISPFTNKRFLSKEEVTKQLKLERQARLNAEQRERYWREKFEAECIEMENDDHADLSKMFEGVADNVPDSMGSLWEQQENLLRCKTKNAYRWHPKIIRLCLDLYCKNPHVLDPLRQFIILPSNKTIRIYKNKVKETPGWNEEILMWCRNAAQENGLKPGDYMGGFAIDEMKVQENLEMTSVSGKHKLVGFVDLGRGHDLARTLSGEDSQPELATHVLQFFFLSDGGFRFPIAQWPSANCTPSDLYHLFWEGVLKMLEIGFEIYWCVLDGADCNRQFIKIHFKNKDPVDSKFLTSNIYTGCPMIFIMDPKHNIKKIRNNIYKSNKNGNPRCLKTGGKSITWKQFRSAFDWDQQSFSLPLHEKLSIQHLNLDSASIMRNKLAEDMLDAKMLFLLQKYQEHLKKIGKDGDYLDAVIELLHHTSEIVSLFNDRLYINSSDDLRLHKLNNFYNWMCHWANETEGNSKSFISSKLWFDLQAMCLGFQSMVHYKMTRFPSTVIKPAIVNQDCVENHFCQIRSCNGQNDNPTFLQQQSTQNSIRLGQTTISTKSNASCNSTNMNIRPSIEGMQAKRTVK; from the exons ATGACTTCTTCGTCGTGGAAATGGAAGACATG GTTGTTATCAACCTTCGAACACTGCGAGGGTAAACTGGTAGCAGTCCGAGAAATCCTAGCTGAAGGAGAGAAGATGAAGGAAAACTTTGCGTGTCCGGCAAGTTCACGTTTGTTCGGCCATTTAGTTAAAGAGATCTGGGGTGATGGAGTCAGGGTCGTCAAACGCGGTTCGCGGAAAGGCCGACAAAACTATTACTTAGGTCTTCAGCGAAAATCATCAAGTTTACATGATGCAATTGATGAAAACCAACCGATCTCGCTGTTAAAAACCGGATGGCATTTGGTAAGTGATCAGGGAGGACAATACTCCTTCGCGAGATATGAACCCTGGTCATTCCGCAATCAGAGAGTGGTGACAGAGGTGAAATTTGTTATAAAAGTTGAATCTTACTCCATCATACTTACATCCCATGGATGTCAAGCCGATCTTACAACGGTCTTTCAGTTAGAATGTCTTGAGCAATCTCCTAATTGGAAACGGATCGAATCAGTTTTAACCTCCATAGATAACTCGACTTTATGTCGTGGAGTGCCAATCACAGATGGAGAGGTTCTACATACGATGCTCTCTCATGAAACTGGCATTTTGTCTGATTTGTCGACAAATAGAACACCAGAAATTGTCGAACGCAGGGCTTTTTCGGCGAACTGTTCTATACTTTCAAGGGCAGGACAGTGCTGTTCTAACTGCCAACACCTAcactatttggaaaaaaaaaggcagaaaaGGAAACTAGAAACCAATGGGGTAATCAGCCCTTTCACCAACAAGCGCTTTCTCTCTAAGGAAGAAGTTACCAAGCAACTAAAATTGGAGAGGCAAGCAAGACTAAATGCAGAACAAAGAGAACGTTACTGGAGAGAAAAGTTTGAGGCCGAGTGCATTGAGATGGAAAATGATGACCACGCAGACCTCTCTAAGATGTTTGAAGGAGTTGCTGATAATGTGCCTGACAGTATGGGCAGCCTGTGGGAACAGCAAGAGAATCTTCTACGATGTAAAACTAAAAATGCGTACAGATGGCATCCAAA GATCATTAGATTATGCCTGGATCTTTATTGCAAAAACCCACATGTGCTGGACCCCCTCCGACAGTTCATTATTTTACCTAGCAATAAGACAATAAG AATTTATAAGAACAAAGTTAAAGAGACTCCAGGTTGGAATGAGGAAATACTTATGTGGTGCAGAAATGCAGCCCAAGAAAATGGTTTGAAGCCAGGAGATTACATGGGTGGTTTTGCAATTGATGAAATGAAGGTCCAG GAGAACCTAGAGATGACCTCTGTAAGTGGCAAGCATAAGCTAGTAGGCTTTGTTGACCTTGGGAGAGGTCATGATCTCGCGAGAACTTTGTCAG GTGAGGACAGTCAACCAGAACTTGCAACACATGTgttacagttttttttcctgAGTGATGGTGGGTTCAGGTTTCCCATTGCACAATGGCCATCAGCAAACTGCACACCCAGCGATCTGTACCATCTGTTCTGGGAGGGAGTCCTGAAGATGTTAGAAATTGGATTTGA GATATACTGGTGTGTGCTGGATGGTGCAGATTGCAACAGGCAATTCatcaaaatacattttaagaacaAGGACCCTGTTGATAGCAAGTTTCTAACATCGAACATTTACACTGGTTGTCCAATGATATTTATCATGGATCCAAAG CATAACAtaaagaaaatcagaaataacaTCTACAAGAGCAATAAGAATGGGAATCCCAGGTGCCTCAAAACTGGTGGAAAGTCAATCACCTGGAAGCAGTTCCGAAGTGCCTTTGACTGGGACCAGCAGAGCTTCTCACTCCCACTACATGAGAAATTAAGCATCCAACACTTAAACCTTGATTCAGCCAGTATAATGAGAAACAAGCTTGCTGAAGATATGCTTGATGCCAAGATGTTGTTTCTACTGCAG AAGTACCAGGAACACCTGAAAAAGATCGGAAAGGATGGCGATTATTTGGATGCTGTTATTGAGCTTCTTCATCACACAAGCGAGATTGTGAGCTTATTTAATGATAGGCTTTACATCAATTCATCTGACGACTTAAGACTTCACAAGTTAAACAATTTCTATAACTGGATGTGCCACTGGGCCAATGAAACTGAAGGAAACAGCAAGAGCTTCATCTCTTCTAAATTGTGGTTTGATCTGCAAGCAATGTGCCTTGGATTCCAGTCCATGGTCCATTACAAAATGACTAGATTCCCCAGCACAGTAATTAAACCAGCGATTGTAAATCAAGATTGTGTGGAGAATCATTTCTGCCAGATACGTTCATGCAATGGCCAGAATGATAACCCCACCTTCTTGCAGCAGCAATCAACACAGAACTCCATCAGATTGGGCCAAACAACCATTAGTACCAAGAGCAATGCATCCTGTAACAGCACCAACATGAACATAAGGCCATCAATTGAAGGAATGCAGGCAAAAAGGACTGTAAAGtga
- the LOC138029543 gene encoding uncharacterized protein, whose product MRLTEYFFDENNTTNVNKRDNPFHNKSTWNPPTNREQALDTFVDAVKLDITTCKPKPIRDNLTTSERQAIHQLKQRQDIVIKPADKGSGTVIMDKTWYIDECNRQLNDSNFYRRLNEDITVDIQKRVTVYVNRMYTDDLIDEKTKQYLIQPDVKAGRFYILPKVHKPGNPGRPIVSSNSHPTERISHFIDHHLQPLVHKLPSHVKDTNDFLNKLLTIGKLPSNSLLVTLDVSSPYTNIPHNEGINACDHFLRTDPHNTIPTGTICDLIRMILTMNNFTFNDSHYLQIHGTAMRTKMAPSFANLFLGLFEKNALRNAPFQPHTWLRYIDDIFMIWTESPENLKIFIDYLNNIHPTIKFTSSHSPTSVPFLDVNVSLTSDGNINTDLYTKPTDKHQHLLYSSCHPLHTKKAIPFSLALRLRRICSTDESPQYSSG is encoded by the exons ATGCGACTAACAGAGTACTTCTTTGACGAGAACAACACCACTAACGTGAACAAACGAGACAACCCTTTCCATAATAAAAGCACTTGGAACCCTCCCACTAACAGAGAACAGGCCCTAGATACATTCGTAGACGCTGTTAAACTTGATATCACTACGTGTAAACCTAAACCTATTCGCGACAATCTTACCACCTCAGAACGACAGGCAATACACCAACTTAAACAACGACAAGACATTGTAATAAAACCAGCAGACAAGGGTTCCGGTACGGTTATTATGGATAAAACCTGGTACATTGACGAATGCAACAGACAACTTAACGACTCTAATTTCTACCGACGCTTAAATGAAGACATCACTGTTGAcatacaaaaacgagtaacagtatacgtaaacagaatgtacactgacgacctcattgacgagaagacaaaacaatacctgATACAACCTGACGTAAAAGCAGGACGTTTCTACATTCTTCCCAAAGTACACAAGCCCGGTAACCCAGGACGCCCTATTGTTTCATCTAATAGTCATCCCACTGAACGCATATCCCATTTTATTGACCACCATCTTCAACCCCTTGTCCACAAACTACCATCTCATGTTAAAGACACTAacgattttctcaataaactccttaccattggcaaattaccctctaattcattattagtaacacttgacgtctcatctccatacactaatattccacataatgaaggtattaatgcttgtgatcattttttacgcactgatcctcacaacaccattcctactggcactatttgtgacctcatccgcatgattctcaccatgaataacttcacttttaatgatagccactaccttcaaatccacggcacagctatgcgcaccaaaatggccccctcttttgctaacctcttcctcgggcttttcgaaaaaaatgctctaaggaacgccccattccaacctcatacttggttgagatacatcgatgatatttttatgatctggactgaaagtccggagaaccttaaaattttcatcgattatctcaacaacattcaccctaccattaaattcactagctcacactctcccaccagtgttcctttccttgacgttaacgtctcactaactagtgacggaaacataaatacagacctatacacgaaacccacggacaaacaccaacatttactttattcctcttgtcatcctctacacacaaaaaaagccatccctttcagcctagcactccgcctacgacgaatttgttctaccgacgaaa GTCCTCAATATTCAAGCGGATGA